One genomic window of Nicotiana sylvestris chromosome 10, ASM39365v2, whole genome shotgun sequence includes the following:
- the LOC138879611 gene encoding uncharacterized protein, whose translation MMKSLSINVPLVEALEQMLGYTKFMKDLVTKKRSMDCETIKMTHQVSAIVHSMAPKLEDPDAFTIPCTIGSADIAKALCDLGASINLMPYSVFKTLGIGKPRSTSMRLQMADRTMKRSLDIIDDVLFRVDKFILPTDFVILDREVDYEVLIILGRPFLATWKALVDLEAGELTFRVGDKKFIFHMCKSMRQTNSSEVCSFVDLVTEVIIDDTSAMINVEDPLEAVDATLEVLQRRNRAIGWTLADIRGISPAFYMYKIILEDDAKPSVEHQRRLNEAIQEVVKKEVIKWLDEGVVYPISVSS comes from the exons ATGATGAAAAGTTTGTCGATCAATGTGCccttggtggaagctcttgagcaaatgcTCGGATACACtaagtttatgaaagacttggtaactaaaaagagatctatggattgtgagaccattaaaatgactcatcaagtgagtgctattgtgcactcgatggctccaaagcttgaagacCCCGACGCATTtaccattccatgtaccattgggagtgcggatattgcaaaggcattgtgtgatttgggagctagtataaacttgatgccttactccgtattcaaaactttgggtattggtaaACCGAGATCTACttcaatgagattgcaaatggccgatagaacaatgaagaggtcgcttgatattattgatgatgttcttttCCGGGTGGACAAGTTTATTTTACCTACTGATTTTGTGATTCTGGACCGTGAAGTCGACTATGAGGTACTGATAATATTGGGAAGGCCTTTCCTTGCAACatggaaggcattggttgatttGGAAGCAGGGGAGCTCACCTTTCGGGTGGGTGACAAAAAATTTATCTTCCAtatgtgcaaatcaatgaggcagacGAATAGTAGTGAGGTTTGTTCTTTTGTAGATCTGGTGACGGaggtgataattgatgacacgaGTGCCATGATTAATGTGGAGGATCCTTTGGAAGCG GTAGATGCCACCCTTGAGGTGCTTCAAAGAAGGAatagggcaattggatggactctagctgatattcgggggataagccccgccttttacATGTACAAGATTATACTTGAGGATGATGCCAAGCCCtctgtggaacatcaaaggaggttgaatgaggctatACAAGAGGTCgtcaagaaggaagttatcaagtggctagatgaaGGGGTTGTGTATCCCATCTCGGTTAGTTCTTAA